ATCCTGAGCAGGTCATTTTTAACATCTTCGGCCTTCTCCGAAAGCTTCTTGGCATGAACGCCAGCTCTGATTAATTCAATCTTAGCGGAAAGAGTCAGCGGCGATACCACCTGAACACCAAACTTACCATAGTCAAGCAGCATGTCATAAGCCTCGCTCAGCAGGAAATAATAAACGCTTTCAGATGGGATATAAGCAAAGGCAAACTCGGCAGAACCTTTATCTGGACATATGTAATCGCCGGCTATCTTATCAAGGCAACGCTTAACATCACCTAGAAAATCCCTTTTGAATCTTTGTTTCTCCGCCGGGTCCTCTACTGCCAACATCCGCCCGTAATTGTCTAGAGAAAACTTGGAGTCTATGCAAACAAGTCCTTCCGTCGATTTTATATTGGCATCAGGTCTCTTGCCATCGAAAACCGTCTCCCTGATACCATACATGTCTGGCGGAAGCTGGTCCGACAGTATAGTTTCCAGAGCCAGCTCACCGAAAGATGCTCTCTCTTTAGGCACTCGAAGCATTTGTTCAAAGGATTTATAGCTTTCTTTAATATCTCTGGCTTGAGTCTCTATGCTGCCTATCTTCTCACCCAGCCCCAGTTCTGTCCAGGTGCTCGATATGACATTTTTGAGGTCGGATGGCCCCACCTTCTTGCCCCTGAGAACAAAAAAAATCAGGGCGCCTAAAAGAAGCAAAACAACCGCCAGCAGAATTTCAATCAGCATGTCTCCTCCTAGCTATGCTCCGGCCAGTTGCCTCAAAGCTAACTTAACCTTCTCCTCCAGGTCAAGCTCTGGAGAATTAGGCAAACTGGCCACAGCCTGAGTGGCTTCCTTCAAGGAATAGCCGAGATGGGTCAGAGCAGCTACTACATCGGCATCCTCTTGCGTTAAGGCCGGGGGCACAGCCCCTACCCACCCCTTCTCCAGCTTTGCCTTCAACTCCAATACTACCCGTCCAGCTGTCTTCTTGCCAATACCAGGCACCTGAGTGAGCAAGTCAACGTTGCCACTGACTATAGCTGAAGCCAGTTGCTCAACATTGAACGTGGAAAGCAAAGCCAGCGCTGCCTTAGGGCCTATACCCGAAACAGAAATGAAGTTCTGAAAAAGTGCTAGCTCGTCGGCAGAAGCGAAGCCATAAACAGCTATATTATCTTCCCTTAAATACAAATGTGTATGCAGATATACCTTGTCTCCAACAGAACCGAGTCGACTCAAAGTAGAGCCGGGAATATACACTTGAAGGCTAAGCGGCCCAACTTTGACCACTGCCGAATCGATCCCCCGGCTCTCCAATATACCTTCTAAGGCAACTATCATCTGATTACGTGCTCCGAGCCTTCCGTGGCGAGGCTTTAGCCTCGCCACTACATTGGTGAACTACGGCAACTATCATCTAGTTACTTGCCTCTGGCCAGCAGACGCTCAATGTGTTTCTGGTGAAAGTGGCAGATAGCGACAGCTAAGGCGTCAGCAGCATCGCTAGGCTGAGGAGGCTGAGCCAGCCCAAGCTGAAGCCTGACCATTTCCTGTACCTGCTCTTTGCTGCTGTTACCATAATCGGTTACCTGTTGCTTCACCTGCGTCGGCAAGTAGCGAAAAATCGGTAAATTCTCCTTGGCCGCGGCTAAAATGGCTGTTGCCTGAGCCCTGCCTATAGCCAAAGCGGAGCGAGCATTTCCTGCCACAAACGGCTCTTCAATGGCCACTTCGTCAGGCTTGTAGCGAGCTACTATCTCACAAAGCTTCTCATACAGAGAGGACAGCCTTCGCTCCACAGGGACTTTAGAAGGCAGGCTCAGTACCCCACAGACAACCATCACCATCCCACCAGCTTCTTCATCAACTACGCCATAGCCCAGATTCAAAGTGCCCGGGTCAATACCGAGAACACGCATGATTATGCCTGAGCCCGCAATTTCTCCAGAACAGCCTCTGAGTAATCGAGATTAGCAGAAACATGCTGAACATCATCCATCTCTTCCAGATGGTCGAGCAATTTCAGAGTTTGAATGGCTTCTTTTTCGTCCAGGACCACTGTTTTCTTAGCCACCCGCTGAACCTCGGCCGAAACCGGCGGCTTTATTTGCTCTACCGCTTTCCGCACCGTCTCTAAATTTTGCGGCGTGGTATGAATCTCAAGATAGCCTTTCTCCTCTTTGACATCATCAGCACCAGCATCGATTGCCACCATAGCCAGCTCTTCAGCATCCACACCATCGGTTTCCACAGTGATGACGCCTCTATTCTCAAATATCCAGGAAACAGAACCGCTGGCACCAAGGCTACCGCCATGGCGAGAAAACAAACTGCGCACCTCCTGAAGAGTGCGATTGCGATTATCTGTCAGTGCCTCAACCAGAACCGCTACACCGTTAGGTCCATAGCCTTCGATAATTATCTCAGAAAGGCTCGCCCCCCCAAGCTCACCACTTCCCCGCTTTATCGCCCGCTCAATATTCTCCGATGGCATGTTCTTGTCACGGGCCTTCTGTATGGCCAGACGCAGACGGAAGTTAGAATCGGGGTTAGGCCCACCTTCCCTCACTACCACTATAATCTCACGAGTAAGCTTGGTAAATAGCTGCCCCCGCCGGGCATCAGTTACGCCTTTCTGACGCTTAATTTGAGCCCATTTAGAATGGCCTGACATAGCTCACGCTCAACCTAATTTTACCACCACGCTTCTCAAGAATAAAGCAAAATCTCATTTAGTATAACAAAAATATTTATGGTTAGCTGCAATTCGGCAGGTGACGTTTAATGATATAATGCTTGGCAAAGATCAATCGAATAGATAACAAGCGGTGTTTTAGCAATGTTAGCCTTGCAGGGACAAATCATGCGGAAGCCCCCTCACTCTAACTCTCTCCCTCCAGGGGCGAGAGAAAAATCTCCTCTCCCTTGACGCGAGAGGATTAAGGTGAGGGTGAAAATAAATAATCTAAACAAGTCAAAAGATGATTGAAGAACTCCTTAACCTAGACATTGCCAAGGAGCTAATAGTCGTCATCATATCAGCCCTGCCCGTAGTAGAGCTTCGCGGTGCTTTGCCTGTAGCCATAAACGTGTTCCACATGCCGTGGTACTGGGCTTTCTGCCTAGCTGTCATAGGCAATATGCTGCCGGTACCAATACTGCTTTTGTTCTTTGAGTCATTAGCCAGAATCGTTAGCAAAGTGGAAATCGGTAAAAAACTGGTGGACTGGGTTTTTAGACACACAAGGCGGCACGAGAAAATGATTCAAAAATACGAGCGGCTTGGGCTTATGTTATTTGTGGCCATTCCACTGCCAATGACCGGGGCATGGACCGGGTCGATAATCGCCTTCATTCTCGGTATGAGATTCACCTACGCCTTGCTGTCTATCCTCTGCGGAGTAATAATTGCCGGCGCTATTGTTACCTGTTTATGCCTTTTGGGCTGGGTTGGCGCCATTATCGCCGGAGTCGGACTCAGCGCCCTCGCCATACTCGGCTGGTGGCGAGCTTAGCCTCTTTGACATATCAACATATATATGCTACCTTTATCCGGGGGGTGAGAGACTATGGCAACAAATTTAAGGCGTACAACTATCTTTCTGACCGAAGAACAACATGAGAGACTCCGCCGCTTAGCCTTTGA
This window of the Chloroflexota bacterium genome carries:
- a CDS encoding DNA recombination protein RmuC; this translates as MLIEILLAVVLLLLGALIFFVLRGKKVGPSDLKNVISSTWTELGLGEKIGSIETQARDIKESYKSFEQMLRVPKERASFGELALETILSDQLPPDMYGIRETVFDGKRPDANIKSTEGLVCIDSKFSLDNYGRMLAVEDPAEKQRFKRDFLGDVKRCLDKIAGDYICPDKGSAEFAFAYIPSESVYYFLLSEAYDMLLDYGKFGVQVVSPLTLSAKIELIRAGVHAKKLSEKAEDVKNDLLRISRGFADIDEKWRLLYETHLKNTVDRAADLDKSYKRLRDEFDRISKIPEK
- the ruvA gene encoding Holliday junction branch migration protein RuvA; this encodes MIVALEGILESRGIDSAVVKVGPLSLQVYIPGSTLSRLGSVGDKVYLHTHLYLREDNIAVYGFASADELALFQNFISVSGIGPKAALALLSTFNVEQLASAIVSGNVDLLTQVPGIGKKTAGRVVLELKAKLEKGWVGAVPPALTQEDADVVAALTHLGYSLKEATQAVASLPNSPELDLEEKVKLALRQLAGA
- the ruvC gene encoding crossover junction endodeoxyribonuclease RuvC, producing MRVLGIDPGTLNLGYGVVDEEAGGMVMVVCGVLSLPSKVPVERRLSSLYEKLCEIVARYKPDEVAIEEPFVAGNARSALAIGRAQATAILAAAKENLPIFRYLPTQVKQQVTDYGNSSKEQVQEMVRLQLGLAQPPQPSDAADALAVAICHFHQKHIERLLARGK
- a CDS encoding YebC/PmpR family DNA-binding transcriptional regulator, whose translation is MSGHSKWAQIKRQKGVTDARRGQLFTKLTREIIVVVREGGPNPDSNFRLRLAIQKARDKNMPSENIERAIKRGSGELGGASLSEIIIEGYGPNGVAVLVEALTDNRNRTLQEVRSLFSRHGGSLGASGSVSWIFENRGVITVETDGVDAEELAMVAIDAGADDVKEEKGYLEIHTTPQNLETVRKAVEQIKPPVSAEVQRVAKKTVVLDEKEAIQTLKLLDHLEEMDDVQHVSANLDYSEAVLEKLRAQA
- a CDS encoding small multi-drug export protein, producing the protein MIEELLNLDIAKELIVVIISALPVVELRGALPVAINVFHMPWYWAFCLAVIGNMLPVPILLLFFESLARIVSKVEIGKKLVDWVFRHTRRHEKMIQKYERLGLMLFVAIPLPMTGAWTGSIIAFILGMRFTYALLSILCGVIIAGAIVTCLCLLGWVGAIIAGVGLSALAILGWWRA